The DNA segment CTGTGCTGAGGAGGCTGGCATGGGTGAGGGAGGCGGCCGCGGGGCGGATTTGAAACAGGGAAGGTAGACAGGCACGTTGTACGAAACGgttacccactgccgtccagtcgattccgactcatagcgaccccgtaaggacagagtagaactgccccatagagtttccaaggagcgcctcgcggattcgaactgccaacctcttggttagcagccgtagcacttaaccactacgacgaAATGGTACCTGTTCTAAAAAAGTCTGCCTAGCCGTATGGTTGGCCAATTCATGTCATGTCCTGGTGTGTCCTGAGGTGGGCGAGGTGGGTATCATGTATTGTTATCCTTTTACAGTTGGAAAAATGGGGCCAAGGCCACCCACAGGCAAGTAGAATAGGGCTTGAACCCCTTTTCCAGTCTCAGTCGCAGATTCCATCTCTGCCATCCCACCTGTGTGCCCCAAACTCCCACCGCCCCTGCGTGGCCCCCAGATGACCTTCCAAGTGTAGGAGGCAGCAGGCAGTGTGAGCAGAAGGGACTTGAGGGGCAAGAGGGGGAGTTGAAATAAGCCCATCACGATTTCCCTGCTTAATTTGAAGAGGGAAAATGAGGCTCTATTTAATGTAGCCCTGCaagaggaaaaaagcaaaagtttGGTAAAGCATTAATTCACCCTGGCTTAGCCACTGTCAGATAAGCACTGCTCAGTTAAGGATACCACCTTTTTCCCTCCATAAAGAAGTGTAAATGGAATTGGAAGCTCTTCCTGAAATCTCAAGCAAGCTTAGCCGCCTCCTTTCTGGCTGGAGGGAAAGTCCCTGCCATGGTCAGCTGCAAAGCTGAAGGCTGGAAGAGTCTCGTCTCCACCACTCTGAAGCAACCCCTCACCTTGGCTGCCAGAACAGACACTTAGCTTCCATCTCGCCTCCTAGGGAAGGCTGCTTCCTTCTAGGCCAGGCATCCCAGGAATGTGGAAAGGCAAAATTCCAATTCCCTGAAGGATGCACTGGTCCTAGTACACTTAACATCACTAGATGATTTTGTCTCTCAGGGAAAGTTACGTcgtgtgttgtgtgtgttctgtttTCTTGTGCATTTTGGGATATTCAAAAAATGCTATTAGAAGTTCTGAACATTGTCATTTTTAGTTATCCTTTAATGGGCGTTATGATTAACACCGTAATAGGCTGATGTGGTTTATTATAAGATTATAGAAAGATATAAATGACTTCTAAAAtctgtttagaaaaaaattagtaaatttaTATGAAAGCCAAAAGGGACAATTATCTCTTGCTTAAACGGAACCATTTTCTCTTTTCATGCCCAATTTAGCAGTGTGGACATTAGAAAGAAACCAATGAAGTTTTAAGAAATGACTCGACTCGGGCTTCTtggaaaagaaatgcaaatatatttatttacacgTGCCAGTacttccatgaaaaaaaaaaaagataaagaatattgaaaccAAATCCTACCTGTTAAGAGCCTTAGTCTATCAGACAGTGGGCCAGACCTTTGAAATTTATGCGTCCCACTTTACTGAACACCTTAGGGGACTTTGCAGCTGACCCATAGTAttgttttactgatgaggaaacctAGGTCCAGAAAGGAGAGGGGCTCCCTGGTCTCTGGAGCCCAAGACACATGATCTGTGCATCCTATATCTGGTTCAGAAGTGCTTTCCAGAGAAAGAAGAGGGGCTGGGAGCCTTCTCAGAGCCACCATCTGCTCCTCATTGCATAGAGCCAGAGGCTCTAAGTAGGGCTCCCAACAGGCAGACTGTCAAAGTGATGATTGTGTCCCTGGGGGAGCAGAGAGCAGCTGAACAGGAGCAGGGTGCTTTGGACCCCAGTATAATagatcaggaccaggcagttgtcTGCGTGCTAAAGCCCTGCTTGTTGGAGTTAGGAGAGATCCTAACAGTAATGGAGGGTTGAAGCTGAACCCTCTCTGAGGTCTGCGCTGGGCGCAGGTCAGCCTGCCCTGGGAGCGTCTGCTCCAGATGTAGCCCTTGgtccccacagggtctccagggACTTAGGAAGAGGCTGCCTAGTGCCCATGAGCATGCCCAGAGGGGCGCAGGTCAATAGGAAGGAACATGACTCCGGCCCTTCTCCCGTTGTCACTCCAGATATATCTTGGAAAAAGCGCTGAGTGAGAATCTTGATCATACGCAGCCGCAACGTAATCCATACACATAAAACCACAGTTAAATTGGTAGTATTCTATCATCACCGTCAAACTCTTCTTTCAGCACTTTTGATTGTAAAAGAGACGTCTGCAGGAGGCGCTTTTACCCCGTTCTCAGGCTGTGAAAGCTCTGGCACACGGAACTATAAGGCAGGAAGGGGGCTTCGATGCCGGCACATTCCCTTTGCTCCTATGCCCACTGCAGGGTAGGAAAGACACAACCCAGGAAGGTGCCCAAGGGTTTGCAGTGTGTATAGGATGTACCAGACCCACATGGATAGGGATTTTTAGAGATGTGGTAGTGGGACTTATAAAACAAAGTACTAAACACATCTGGATGACTCAGTATATACAGTAAAACAGTGAAGACAAGATCTCACATTCCCCATCTGAGCCAGACACAGGTTACTTATAGGCTTTTACCTGGTAACACTGAAGGCTGGGCTTGTCAAACTTAGCAAGCCGTAGAATCCCCTGGGTGGCTTGTTGACCCTTTGGTGACCTGTAAATGTAGCTCCCACCTACATTTTATTCCTCTGGGGTTtcttgggaagctgctttcccatttaCAGTGTATGTTACTGCAAGGCTGAGACGTGTGTAACTGTTTGAAACCTAACCAATGGGTAAGTGCCACAAAatgctgtttttacagggtatcgTATTAGGTGGTGCATCCCGGAGGTATGATTTTGCAAAACTTTTGTCTCTTGGCTTTTTTAGTGGGAGATAAGCTTATATTGTTCTGTGTTCTTTTGTGTTATTTGGAAGTTGCATTACAACAATTCCATGTTCATGTGAATACCTTGTTTTCAGGTGCCATTCATTGTATGCACCTGTGATCCCACTGATAATACCCCCAGAGTCCGTAGGGACATAGGTGTCCCACATATTACCCATAATACCTAGCAAATGTCAGTCACACAATTATTCAGTATGccttccattactgaaaacacatggtatcaaaaaaaaaaaaattcaaaggagaaaataatttggtCACCAATTAAAGCACACATTGCTTGGCTACCCCCAGCGTTTCTCCTGCGGGTCTGGAGTGAAGTGGAGAATGTACGTTCCTGCCAGGACCAAACTTTGAGTAGCACTGAGAGATCTGCTCAAAGCAGCAGGAGCCTTCCATGGCTCAggtctgccctctgctggtaGCATATGAAAATTGTGTTACATTCACCAGCTCTTGGAAGACATTTGAAAGCTGAGAGCATAAGCATGTTCTTAGCTCCTTTAGTTGCGCTTACTAAGTAAAAGCACAtggaagattaatttttaaaagctggCTTCTTTTGATAAAGTGACTTCTATGTAGCTACTTGTATTATAGGATAGTATTTTATCaaggtttttaaaaaacacatttgaAATTGGTAAATACCTTTTCCACTTGAATGTgactggatggtgcaaatagttaatgtgcttggctactaactgaaaggttggaggtttgagtctacccagaggtgcctctgaagaaaggcctggcagtctacttccaaaaaattaaccaTCGAAATCCCTATGgcgcagagttctactctgacacaccatgagtgttcaccatgagtcagtgtcaGCTCTGGTTATTTTGGTTTCAATAGCAAAATTTCATAAAGACTACTGTTTAATGTTGACAactcatttgttttttctttgtttctcttgtatttttcaaggaaatgccagtgagtcagaagaagaacacagtgctgggagcacgGAAAACCAAGAGCTCCCCAGCACACACCGGGTGCCAGACTCCAAATTCCATACCCTCCACACCAAGATAGACGTCATCAAGAAAGGGCACGCCAAGGACAGCCAGCGCTACAAAGTAGACTACGAGTCTCAGAGCACAGACACCCAGAACTTCTCCTCTGAGTCCAAACAGGAAACAGAATACGTGAGAACTTTTCCTCTTGTTGGGGAAGACGCAAAGAACCACCTAGCCTGGGCATCCAGAGTATCACCTAGGACAGTGGGGTTTCTAAAACCATGTAACACTTTATTCAAAAGAAACCAATCAACAGAGCCACGTTTTTCTGAATGACGCAGAGAGCAGCCTCCAGCCACTCCTGACCCATCTCCTTCCCCACCCAgtgccttccttccctctcccctcgTTACTTAATATTTGACACCTATGAAAGCAGATTGTATGCTGTACAGGTGTCCACAGAGCCCTTTCTTGCCTACTGTATACCAGGTTGTGCATCTTACTCTGGGGATTTCAAATAGAGAGGGAGGGACAGAGTTAGCATCTTCATGGACTTTCTTGCTGAATCAGACAAAAGATATTATCATtcccttcaagtcggttccaactcatagtcgacCCTGTAGGACCctgtaggcagagtagaactgctccgtagggcttacaaggagcagctggtggattcaaactgctgaccttttggtttgcagccgtagctcttcaccactgtgccaccaggcctccacaaAAGATAGTAGAGGAGCACAGTATCGGCTCCACTTGTGTATTCTCTGTATGATAAGGTGGCTAAGAACTGCAAGTCCCGGACAGTAACAAACGCCATCTTCCTTCGTCCCCAGGGCCCTTGCCGCAGGGAAATGGAGGACACGCTGAACCACCTCAAGTTCCTCAACGTGCTGAGCCCCAGAGGCGTGCACATTCCTAACTGTGACAAGAAGGGCTTTTATAAGAAAAAGCAGGTGAGTGAGAGCCTCCATGTGTTTTTTCTCCCCTACTCTCCATGGAGGCAAAGGAGAAACTGACCTCTGACCCCGGAGGCCCTTCTGGCCCCACCTCTAACCCCAAACCCACCACAGCATCTGTGTTTGTGATTGTGGTAACACAGTGTTCATTTCAGGAGCTCAGACCCCCTGCCATGGATGCTCTTCCCTCCCCTGAGCTCCCAGGTACTCACCTACTGAGCAAACAAGATGCTGCTGGGGGAGCCCTTTATGGCCCATCAAGGGACTCATGGGCACTTTTGTTACTGCTACATCATGGGCAGCAGTGACATTTTGAATGATACCTGTTGTCGAGAATTTCTAAGCAGTCTGATGTAGTCATGTGACAATAAGCTTACCCTAAGATCTCTCTCACACCGGTCTTCCTGTGAGTGAATGAACTGTAAAAGCTCAAAGAAATTTAAGACGTGCTTATTTGAAGTCATAGTATGTCTGTAGAGATTCTGTATTTGCTGTGGCAATACTTCACTTGGTGTTCTAACCTGACACTTTAGACCATGGCATCTGTAGACTGACCAGTAAGAACCGCTAGTTAGGCGGCGCTTCCCATGGTGTTTGCGCTAGTGGCTACACGCAAAGAGTTTACGTCTCTTTCGGTAGCCATCAATCACTTTTGCCTCTTTATCCTACCTGCGTTTCCTAGCAATCACTTATTAAACAAGCTCATACTGAGAGTTTGCCTGTCTGAGGCTCGTTCTGTGCCCTGACAGACACAGGTAGGATCCAACACGAACCCAGTCTTGTGGGTCTAGTGATCTGCCAGGGCTGAAGAAACATATTTCCCTCTCAGCAGACACACCTGAGGGCAAATAGGGTTCACTCTCCACTCTGGGCTCAAAGGGAACAACCATGGTGACCCCAGCTCTTCTGGGGAGCTTAAATACAcaaatgtgtgtgcacacatgcacacatgcatgcacgcaTACCAGTATCTGTGCATATGTGGCTTTTAAATAGCCttagtcttttttgtttgctgttttaaCAGCAGAGATGTGTTGGGGAAGCCCTTTGGGGACCTAGTAATCAATTTAGCATTCTGCCCTGAGCACCCACCCCGCCACTGTCCAGAACCCACACGCGCAGCCCCTGAGAATCCTGACTCCATCTTCTGTGCTCGTCTTCACAGTGCCGCCCTTCCAAAGGCAGGAAGCGAGGCTTCTGCTGGTGTGTGGACAAGTATGGGCAGCCTCTCCCAGGCTACGACACCAAGGGGAAAGGTGACATCCACTGCTACAACATGGAGAGCAAGTAAACACCTGGCGCAGCCGCCGGGACTCAGTCTGGCCACGATGTAAGCCTCCACAACCTCTATTCCTGCCGAAGGGTTGCACCTTCCCCACCAGGCTGCTTCTCCTGGTAATGCTAgggtgagagggagagagggagatcaTAGCCTTGAGGACTGCAGGGCCAGGCCCTCCTGCCCGGGCCTGCTAGCAGGACTCACACCACAAACCCCAGAAAGAAGCAGAGCAAACAGGACAGACACGTCAGAGGGGGCAGAGGAAAAGAAGGACTGTGACCAATCCCATCTCAGAGACACTTCGTTTTATCTTAAAGAACTTGCAATGTGTAAACCATACACTCACAATGTAAAGATTTTACAAGTTAAGCCTTTTCCACTCAAGCCCATTGGTTCCCTTATCTTCGTAGGTAAAATGTTTTAATCCAGAAGGACTCGTTAAAGAAACAGGTTTTGAAATAAAGACacggctatttttttttcttctgtaaactatattatgAAGATCCTGTTTGCCTGTGActaatataattttaataaagttttatttaaatctcatgaaaatgaaattttaaaccaTCATTTTGAAGAGCTCTATTGtaatcaatattctttttttcttttgacaaatAAGGGAGCTATtgaaaaaagagaacaaacacatttctctccagctctcaaGACAAATTGAACAAGCAgaagaaattttcatttttatatgtaaGGTTTCTTCCTTGCAAGTTAGAAAATAATGATTTCTTGGATGACTTTTTGACAGTGAACACAGTGTCCTTTGCTCTGTGTCAGGTGTTAGTCATGGCCCCCACCCACCCTGCGCTTATGCACTGCTTCTTGGGTGGTCTATCCAATGACCCCAGGaccattttgcctttttttttttttttttttgtgcttattTCAATAcatctctttttcttctccttgtaGTTAATGTGGACCTCAAACACAGCTTTATTTTGCACAAAAGACTGCCAAGGACATGATCAGCAGCTGGCTACCGCCttgatttctgtttctttttgtagtgaattgatcttttttttttaaaccaaagttTAGAAAGAGATTTTTGAAATGCGTATGGCTATTTTCAAATGGTAAACTTGAGCACCTTTCCACTTTCCAATAACAAGTGAGGGGCAGTGTGATTTTTTTGTGGCTTCATGTGGAAACACTCATGAACCTCAGCAAGGTGCCGTGGGACCCAGTGCCTCAGATCCATCTGCTCCTTCACAAAACTACCACTCTGGACTCTGTTCCTGAGGCAATCGTGTCACTTGTCAGAGTATGTGCTGGCATCTTCTCATGCTGTAGAATTAGCACGGGTCTTCTGGAGAATAAGAAAACACTGTGCTTTTGTCACCTGGACGTCCCAGTGCTCCTCCTGTGGCTTCAGACCTTGAGTAGTATCGTCTTTGATCAAGGGCCTAGGTCCCTCAACCAAGAAGATCTTTCATTTCTGCAAGTGACAGGTACTGCTTAGGAAAGAACTATTAGAAAGAATAAGGTGggctcttacttttttttttttaaaggccaagAATGTTTTAGGGACTCTGGGAGCATACGGGTAGGTATGCCTGGCTCCCCTTTGTCAGGAGCCCCCAGAGACTGAGCCCGATTGCAGGCCCACTCCTTACCTTTACTCCAGGTGGACGATGGGGTCGGGCAAGAGTCAGGCCTCCTTCAGGGCATCACAAGTAATAGCATGGCTCTTCACGACTACAGAAATAATTGTTATCCAGTTCAACTACTCAAGACAAAGTTTGTTTCTGAGAATAAACTGTTTAAAGGCAAAGGAGATTTATTTTCATCTCACTGTTTGTCCTCCTTGGCaccatgtaaaaaatatatatatatataaatatccaAAGAGAAAGATGACTGCCTCATTGGGGAGCACAGTCATCTGTGTTTGTTGTCTTTCGAATAgttctatttttctttataattcaCACATATATGCAGAGAAGAtatgttttaattcattttttaaacattttatacaATATAGTCCAAATATGATGAGGGTCTACGagagataaccaaaaggtcagcagttcaaatccaccagctgctccttgggaaccctatggggcagctctactttgtcctctagggtcagtatgagtcagaaccaactcgaaggcacctaacaacaacaacatgctagaTAATCTCAGATGAGATGTTAGAAATGGTAGATCTCATATGGCCATGACGGGGAGGGTCCGTACACAGGAGCCACCCTTGCTTGTAGGCCACCGTCTCTCCGTGTGTGGAGAGTGACAGTTTATTCCATGAGTCCAGGAAGGGGACAGGGCCTTGCGCTGCCGCACAGCCACTGGTGCGACACCCTACACAGAGTTCTCAAGACAACAAAGGAATCTCAAGACATCCTGCCTACCTGTTagctgttctttatttttttaattaattttggggggaaaaaagtatTTTTGGAAAGTCAGTCTTGCAATGTATTTATAAATAGTAAATAAACCTTTTCCCATAAAAAAGCCTCTTTCCCCTGGTCACTGACTGCTTCTGGGTTTTATATCACTGTTGAAATAATCCTGAGATGGCAAACTACCCCAGCTGTTATAGAGTTCCTCACAAATATAAATGCCTCTTCCCTGCTTCTATGGC comes from the Elephas maximus indicus isolate mEleMax1 chromosome 8, mEleMax1 primary haplotype, whole genome shotgun sequence genome and includes:
- the IGFBP3 gene encoding insulin-like growth factor-binding protein 3 — protein: MERARPALWAAALAVLALLSGPPPARAGAGTGPVVRCEPCDARALEQCAPPPAAPACAELVREPGCGCCMTCALREGEPCGVYTERCGAGLRCQPPRGEPRPLQSLLDGRGLCTNSSALGRLRAYLLHGPSASGNASESEEEHSAGSTENQELPSTHRVPDSKFHTLHTKIDVIKKGHAKDSQRYKVDYESQSTDTQNFSSESKQETEYGPCRREMEDTLNHLKFLNVLSPRGVHIPNCDKKGFYKKKQCRPSKGRKRGFCWCVDKYGQPLPGYDTKGKGDIHCYNMESK